Proteins encoded together in one Deltaproteobacteria bacterium window:
- a CDS encoding dienelactone hydrolase family protein gives MGDMTSFARMRGGTAEGYYSRTGDAKAPAIVVIQEWWGLQGQIKAVCDRLALAGFTTLAPDLYGGKVVPYHDEGAASAAMSALDFKAVTEDAVRGAVAHLKKTASKVGLTGFCMGGAVTVIGAARIPELDAAVCFYGLPPPNVASGKDVRVPLQGHFASEDDWITPEKVDAFENDLKAAKKTNEIYRYKGHHAFMNEDRRDVHDPKAAAVAWERALTWFRRYLA, from the coding sequence ATGGGAGACATGACTTCGTTTGCTCGCATGCGCGGCGGCACCGCGGAGGGTTACTACTCGCGGACGGGCGACGCAAAAGCGCCGGCCATCGTCGTGATCCAGGAGTGGTGGGGCTTGCAGGGACAGATCAAGGCCGTGTGCGACCGGCTGGCGCTGGCGGGGTTCACGACGCTCGCTCCCGATCTCTACGGCGGAAAGGTCGTCCCCTACCACGACGAAGGCGCCGCCAGCGCGGCGATGTCCGCGCTCGATTTCAAGGCTGTCACCGAGGACGCCGTGCGCGGCGCGGTGGCGCACTTGAAGAAGACGGCGTCGAAGGTGGGGCTCACCGGGTTCTGCATGGGCGGTGCGGTCACCGTCATCGGCGCGGCACGGATCCCCGAGTTGGACGCCGCCGTCTGCTTCTATGGGTTGCCGCCCCCCAACGTCGCCTCCGGCAAGGACGTGCGCGTGCCGCTGCAGGGGCACTTCGCGAGCGAGGACGACTGGATCACGCCGGAAAAGGTGGACGCGTTCGAGAACGATCTGAAGGCGGCGAAGAAGACGAACGAGATCTACCGGTACAAGGGGCACCACGCCTTCATGAACGAGGATCGCAGGGACGTTCACGATCCCAAGGCGGCGGCGGTCGCGTGGGAGCGTGCCCTGACCTGGTTCCGCCGCTACCTCGCATGA
- a CDS encoding class I SAM-dependent methyltransferase, with protein sequence MMAEAEKAGLSAHRQALLAGARGRVLEIGGGTGANLPFYPDSVTELVIAEPEEPMAIRLERKLQRYRIPTRVVRARAEQLPLEAASFDCAVATLVLCTVTDPARALAEIRRLLKPGGRLLFLEHVRSEDPGLARWQDRLRMPWSWIGCGCQCNRRTVANIHAAGFAVSDLRHEIFPKAAPLARPLVIGSAAI encoded by the coding sequence ATGATGGCGGAAGCCGAGAAGGCCGGGTTGTCGGCGCACCGGCAGGCGCTGCTCGCCGGCGCCAGGGGACGCGTGCTGGAGATCGGCGGGGGCACGGGCGCGAACCTGCCCTTCTACCCCGACAGCGTGACCGAGCTGGTGATCGCGGAACCCGAGGAGCCGATGGCGATTCGCCTCGAGCGCAAGCTGCAGCGCTACCGCATTCCGACGCGCGTGGTTCGCGCTCGCGCCGAGCAACTTCCGCTGGAGGCAGCGAGCTTCGACTGCGCGGTCGCGACTCTCGTGCTCTGCACGGTGACGGACCCGGCTCGCGCGCTGGCGGAGATCCGCCGGCTGCTGAAACCCGGCGGCCGGCTGCTCTTCCTCGAGCACGTGCGGTCGGAGGATCCGGGGCTCGCGCGCTGGCAGGATCGCCTGCGCATGCCGTGGTCGTGGATCGGATGCGGTTGCCAGTGCAACCGGCGCACCGTGGCGAACATCCACGCGGCAGGATTTGCCGTGTCGGACTTGCGACACGAGATCTTTCCGAAAGCGGCACCGCTGGCGCGTCCGCTCGTGATCGGCTCAGCTGCCATTTGA
- a CDS encoding MFS transporter: protein MNKPAFSVAAPVRAGDFQVMSLVGFAHGTSHFFHLVIPSLFPWLMSEFNLSFTKAGTLTTGFFVVSGIGQAAAGFAVDRYGAQRVLSAGLALLTLSALALASAQGYPALVAAALLAGAGNAVFHPADFTVLNRRVSPARLGHAFSAHGVAGNVGWGVAPVMMAGIASAAGWRAAALSAAGLGLVAFASVVLLRGNLSAPAPAHAAGAGHAAERSSPFAFLRVGAVWMCFFFFLASTMGVSALQNFAPSVLNHVYGLPLTAAASALTIYLLGGAAGIAAGGFLAARYEAHERVVAVLLVMSAAMALVLASGGVPPVTVTPLMAIFGFCTGTATPSRDLLVRRAAMDRFGQRSFGRIYGFVYSGLDAGLSVAPVLFGPLLDRGMFPSVLYGVALFQGLAVLAALRVGHARVEAAAAA, encoded by the coding sequence ATGAACAAGCCTGCCTTCAGCGTGGCCGCGCCGGTGCGCGCCGGCGACTTCCAGGTGATGTCGCTCGTCGGCTTCGCCCACGGAACCTCGCACTTCTTCCACCTGGTCATTCCCTCGCTGTTCCCCTGGCTGATGTCGGAGTTCAACCTCAGCTTCACCAAGGCGGGCACGCTGACCACCGGGTTCTTCGTCGTGTCCGGCATTGGCCAGGCGGCGGCCGGGTTCGCGGTGGATCGGTACGGCGCGCAGCGCGTCCTCTCCGCCGGGCTTGCGCTGCTGACGCTTTCGGCGCTGGCGCTCGCATCGGCGCAGGGCTACCCGGCGCTCGTCGCGGCCGCGTTGCTCGCCGGAGCGGGGAACGCCGTCTTCCATCCCGCGGACTTCACGGTCCTCAATCGCCGCGTCTCGCCGGCGCGCCTCGGTCACGCCTTCTCGGCGCACGGCGTCGCCGGCAACGTAGGCTGGGGCGTCGCGCCGGTGATGATGGCGGGCATCGCTTCCGCCGCGGGTTGGCGCGCGGCCGCGCTGTCCGCTGCGGGTCTGGGACTCGTCGCGTTCGCGTCGGTGGTGCTGCTGCGCGGGAACCTCAGCGCTCCCGCGCCCGCTCATGCCGCCGGCGCCGGTCATGCCGCGGAGCGCAGCTCGCCGTTCGCGTTCCTGCGCGTCGGCGCGGTCTGGATGTGCTTCTTCTTCTTCCTCGCCTCGACGATGGGCGTGAGCGCGCTGCAGAATTTCGCTCCCTCGGTGCTGAACCACGTCTACGGTCTGCCGCTCACCGCCGCGGCGTCGGCGCTGACCATCTATCTGCTCGGTGGTGCGGCGGGAATCGCCGCGGGCGGATTTCTGGCGGCGCGCTACGAGGCGCACGAGCGCGTCGTCGCCGTGCTGCTGGTGATGTCGGCGGCGATGGCACTGGTTCTCGCGAGCGGCGGAGTTCCGCCGGTGACCGTCACTCCTTTGATGGCCATCTTCGGCTTCTGCACAGGCACCGCGACCCCTTCTCGCGACCTGCTGGTCCGGCGGGCGGCAATGGATCGCTTTGGACAGCGCTCGTTCGGGCGCATCTACGGCTTCGTCTATTCGGGCCTCGATGCCGGATTGTCGGTAGCCCCCGTCCTCTTCGGACCATTGCTGGACCGGGGAATGTTCCCGTCCGTGCTCTACGGCGTCGCGCTGTTCCAGGGATTGGCGGTCCTCGCCGCGCTCCGGGTGGGTCACGCGCGGGTCGAGGCCGCGGCAGCCGCATGA
- a CDS encoding carbon-nitrogen hydrolase family protein, giving the protein MKIRAAVVQAAPVAFDRARTLDKVADLTAEAARQGAQLAVFPEAFVSAYPKGLDFGAVVGRRTREGRDQFRRYFESAVEVPGPDVDRMSKLARQHRLHLVVGVIERDGGTLYCTVLFFGDDGAFLGKHRKLMPTAAERLVWGFGDGSTLSVFDTSLGRLGAVICWENYMPMLRMAMYSKGVQLYCAPTADDRETWVPTMRHVALEGRCFVLTACQVLRRSDLPADIPNALGEAPQTVLMRGGSCIIDPAGKVLAGPVFEEEAILCAELDMDEIARGKYDFDVTGHYARPDVFQLSVNERPLKPVVPER; this is encoded by the coding sequence ATGAAGATCCGCGCGGCGGTGGTGCAGGCGGCGCCCGTGGCGTTCGATCGCGCGCGAACGCTCGACAAAGTCGCCGATCTGACGGCGGAGGCAGCGCGGCAGGGAGCGCAGCTCGCCGTCTTTCCCGAGGCGTTCGTGTCGGCCTATCCGAAGGGCCTCGACTTCGGGGCGGTGGTCGGCCGGCGGACGCGCGAAGGCCGCGACCAGTTCCGCCGGTATTTCGAGAGCGCGGTGGAAGTGCCGGGGCCTGACGTGGACCGGATGTCGAAACTTGCGCGCCAGCATCGCCTGCATCTGGTGGTCGGCGTGATCGAGCGCGACGGAGGCACGCTGTACTGCACGGTGCTCTTCTTCGGCGACGACGGCGCGTTCCTCGGCAAGCACCGCAAGCTGATGCCCACCGCCGCGGAGCGGCTCGTCTGGGGCTTCGGGGACGGTTCGACGCTCTCGGTGTTCGACACGAGCCTGGGGCGGCTCGGCGCGGTGATCTGCTGGGAAAACTACATGCCGATGCTGCGCATGGCGATGTACTCCAAGGGAGTGCAGCTCTATTGCGCCCCGACGGCGGACGACCGTGAGACCTGGGTGCCGACCATGCGCCATGTCGCCCTCGAAGGCCGCTGCTTCGTGCTCACGGCCTGCCAGGTCCTGCGGCGCTCCGACCTGCCGGCGGACATCCCCAATGCATTGGGTGAGGCGCCGCAGACGGTGCTCATGCGCGGAGGAAGCTGCATCATCGATCCGGCGGGCAAGGTGCTGGCCGGACCGGTCTTCGAGGAAGAAGCCATCCTGTGCGCAGAGCTGGACATGGACGAGATCGCGCGAGGGAAGTACGACTTCGACGTGACCGGGCACTACGCGCGCCCGGACGTCTTCCAGCTCTCCGTCAACGAGCGTCCCTTGAAGCCGGTGGTGCCTGAACGATGA